A single genomic interval of Coccidioides posadasii str. Silveira chromosome 1, complete sequence harbors:
- the SNU13 gene encoding RNA binding protein snu13 (EggNog:ENOG410PMV3~COG:A~BUSCO:16031at33183), with protein MANEQSAAWPIADEALSTELLDLVQQASHYRQLKKGANEATKTLNRGTSELIILAADTSPLAILLHLPLLCEDKNTPYVYVPSKVALGRACGVSRAVIAASITSNEASDLSAQIRNIKQKVERLMI; from the exons ATGGCGAATGAACAATCAGCAG CTTGGCCTATCGCCGATGAAGCTCTGTCCACTGAACTCCTCGATCTTGTCCAGCAAGCATCTCACTATCGTCAGTTGAAGAAGGGAGCTAACGAAG CCACCAAGACTCTCAACCGCGGAACATCGGAGTTGATCATTCTGGCTGCTGATACCTCCCCGCTCGCTATCCTCCTCCATCTTCCCCTACTTTGCGAAGATAAGAATACCCCCTATGTCTATGTCCCTAGCAAAG TCGCTTTGGGCCGAGCATGCGGTGTAAGCCGTGCCGTTATCGCCGCCAGCATCACCAGCAACGAAGCTAGCGATCTGTCGGCGCAGATTCGGAATATCAAGCAGAAGGTTGAGAGATTGATGATTTAA
- a CDS encoding uncharacterized protein (EggNog:ENOG410Q5H6), with the protein MGKNSTSMMEQQPDPSHIELEPETEASTLEEALMLPEVRNTEQGVALQLNNDAEANTAIYDNHGIQETIAQTHSQPQGRMSAMGKASSTVEATGDAAAGTEQLISTTEHDSLNFTFDDEYYDDLSERNEAYVMPSCVAIILRHVNRFEKIKSEFEAKKDPSLLEKVQFQKAQNEELKRLKRLKSQKEKREEEPSYAPSDAGPRLGSVSASELSFGNTKYQLFCSDDDKGTATKSTAGRAKSEAKQRGKGKQTTARNKIDAKVKRQTAASGFEAFRQSLVKRKTSGKGVHKGKSSRQNKHGKQQPKKSRQNRKREAVDMNLHGLFSSGIVKAAKANAAKPGIPSFSAKAKDKAMKELIANIPQADPKVVSTDRNAIMSAIIKFTRKPKADGNGSWLHPDMKTSLFHYQLLGVAFMRDRENAPVAPFGGFLCDEMGFGKTIQAIANMVDGRPGPDDNAKTTLIVVPPHLVNHW; encoded by the exons ATGGGCAAAAATTCGACCTCCATGATGGAACAGCAACCGGATCCCTCACATATAGAATTGGAACCTGAAACCGAGGCATCTACTTTGGAAGAAGCTCTTATGCTCCCAGAAGTTAGGAATACGGAGCAAGGCGTCGCTTTGCAGTTGAACAATGATGCTGAAGCTAACACTGCTATTTACGATAACCATGGAATACAGGAGACTATTGCACAAACTCATTCACAGCCTCAGGGGAGGATGAGTGCTATGGGCAAGGCTTCATCTACGGTTGAGGCGACTGGGGACGCTGCGGCTGGGACGGAGCAGCTGATTTCCACGACTGAGCATGACTCCCTCAATTTTACTTTTGACGATGAATACTACGATGATCTCTCAGAGAGAAATGAAGCGTACGTGATGCCTTCATGTGTGGCAATTATCCTCCGACACGTCAACAGATTtgagaaaataaaatcagAGTTTGAAGCTAAAAAAGACCCTAGCCTACTGGAGAAGGTGCAATTTCAGAAGGCCCAGAATGAGGAGCTTAAACGGCTGAAGAGGCTCAAGAGCCAGAAAGAAAAGCGTGAAGAAGAACCGAGTTATGCGCCCTCAGATGCTGGCCCTCGGTTGGGTTCCGTTTCCGCTAGCGAACTAAGCTTCGGCAACACCAAGTATCAGCTCTTTTGCTCAGATGATGATAAAGGAACCGCAACTAAGTCCACTGCGGGACGCGCAAAAAGCGAGGCAAAGCAACGGGGCAAAGGAAAGCAGACAACGGCCCGAAACAAGATCGACGCCAAGGTTAAGAGACAAACTGCGGCTTCCGGGTTTGAAGCCTTTCGACAGAGTCTTGTTAAAAGG AAAACTAGTGGCAAAGGTGTCCATAAAGGGAAATCGTCCCGTCAAAATAAGCACGGCAAACAGCAACCTAAGAAATCGAGACAAAACCGAAAGAGGGAGGCCGTCGACATGAATTTGCATGGTTTGTTTTCATCAGGTATTGTCAAAGCTGCAAAGGCAAATGCGGCTAAACCAGGGATTCCCTCATTTTCTGCGAAGGCAAAGGATAAAGCAATGAAGGAGCTTATTGCCAATATCCCACAAGCGGATCCAAAAGTCGTTAGCACTGATAGAAATGCTATTATGTCTGCTATTATCAAATTTACAAGGAAACCCAAGGCAGACGGAAATGGCAGCTGGCTTCATCCAGATATGAAGACAAGTTTATTTCATTACCAG CTTTTGGGAGTAGCCTTCATG CGAGATCGTGAGAATGCCCCAGTGGCTCCTTTTGGTGGTTTCCTGTGTGATGAGATGGGGTTTGGGAAAACAATACAAGCAATTG CCAATATGGTGGATGGCAGACCAGGCCCAGACGATAATGCAAAAACCACATTGATTGTTGTTCCGCCACATTTAGTTAACCACTGGTAA
- a CDS encoding uncharacterized protein (EggNog:ENOG410PIJC~COG:K,L~TransMembrane:1 (i179-199o)) → MLRRTHEQTLFGLPVLKLPDIDESTITVQFSRVEKFLYREIIKFMMSSYILGDDDQFCLSQTHNGKWPLLLKLRMFTSHLLLSQKVLQDILTDNLMKELRSYVGGDVQADDLKIIHLFDNLLSEKPLPTLADVLGAKNAVANPRTLSQEDILNRYRTLLNSADCSADVKKCARCKSSPYIAYIASCMHIYCHACITIVWRDRNRVKCSCSLEVHEFTFCDAIPALYHSIMEGEDPCDDQSSTNKAGSKEKPEEMGSKNWTSLAGHLMPSAKLTSVRSCVAAWLANDPETKVTIFTQFLGMVEILSSMCVVEGWGHTTLTGNVPPSERHRDIEEFRTDPSIRVLISSLKAGGTGLSLTMAEKCILIDLWWNEAMEQQAFCRLFRYGQKKEVEIVRITVKNSIDDRIQLIQNAKSSNIEKTMGLDALAFRDSLEDILKIFGVVEDDDAEDGFAFISDDEA, encoded by the exons ATGTTGCGTCGAACCCACGAACAGACTCTTTTCGGCCTTCCCGTTCTGAAACTTCCCGATATAGATGAAAGTACGATCACCGTACAATTCAGCCGCGTGGAGAAATTTCTATACCGGGAAATCATCAAGTTTATGATGAGCTCCTACATCC TCGGTGATGATGATCAGTTTTGTTTGTCTCAAACCCACAATGGAAAATGGCCGCTGCTTCTCAAGCTTCGCATGTTCACAAGCCATTTGCTCCTGTCTCAGAAAGTGCTGCAAGATATATTAACAGACAACCTGATGAAAGAGCTACGCTCGTATGTTGGAGGCGATGTCCAGGCCGATGATCTCAAGATTATCCATCTCTTTGATAATCTTCTCTCGGAAAAGCCTCTACCAACTCTTGCTGACGTTTTGGGAGCTAAAAATGCGGTAGCAAACCCGAGGACTTTATCGCAGGAGGATATCCTCAACAGATATAGAACTCTGCTGAATAGTGCAGATTGTAGCGCTGACGTGAAGAAATGTGCACGATGCAAGTCATCACCGTACATTGCCTACATCGCATCTTGCATGCATATTTATTGCCATGCTTGTATTACCATCGTCTGGAGAGATAGAAACAGAGTCAAGTGCTCATGCAGTTTAGAAGTTCATGAGTTCACATTCTGTGATGCCATTCCGGCCCTCTATCACAGCATTATGGAAGGCGAAGATCCATGCGACGATCAGTCTTCTACTAACAAGGCTGGAAGCAAAGAGAAACCCGAGGAAATGGGCAGCAAGAACTGGACTAGCCTTGCTGGACATCTGATGCCAAGCGCCAAATTGACATCTGTTCGATCTTGTGTCGCTGCCTGGCTCGCAAATGATCCTGAGACAAAGGTCACTATTTTTACCCAGTTCCTTGGAATGGTGGAAATTCTCAGCTCCATGTGTGTCGTTGAAGGCTGGGGGCATACAACG CTTACTGGAAATGTGCCGCCTTCAGAGAGACACAGGGACATTGAGGAATTCCGCACCGATCCCTCAATCCGTGtactgatttcttctctcaAAGCGGGAGGAACAGGCTTGAGCCTGACAATGGCAGAGAAATGCATACTGATTGATTTGTGGTGGAACGAAGCGATGGAGCAGCAG GCTTTTTGCCGCCTATTTAGATATGGACAGAAGAAGGAAGTGGAAATAGTTCGGATCACAGTCAAAAACAGTATTGATGACCGAATCCAGCTCATCCAAAATGCAAAATCGAGCAATATTGAGAAGACGATGGGCCTGGACGCGCTCGCATTTAG GGACTCACTTGAAGATATTTTGAAAATCTTTGGAGTGGTcgaggatgatgatgcgGAGGATGGATTCGCTTTTATATCGGACGACGAAGCCTGA
- a CDS encoding uncharacterized protein (EggNog:ENOG410PIJC~COG:K,L): protein MSQLHEHCKPNVLGGVVQHHAIIKLPDDVFTYCLDKIGVMQVSIPLISRQADNYSVTTYSEVRKSYPELEFPRNKTKESGNQATWQAHEIKNHASKTSLAVRMLSGRFRWIVTGTPVHK, encoded by the exons ATGAGTCAACTACACGAGCATTGCAAGCCTAATGTTTTGGGCGGTGTTGTTCAACATCATGCGATAATAAAGCTTCCTGATGATGTCTTCACTTATTGCCTTGATAAGATTGGTGTTATGCAAGTATCTATTCCTTTGATATCTCGCCAAGCTGACAACTATAGTGTCACCACGTACTCTGAAGTCCGCAAGTCGTATCCCGAGCTTGAGTTTCCCCGGAATAAAACCAAAGAAAGTGGAAATCAAGCTACATGGC AGGCACACGAAATTAAGAATCATGCATCGAAAACAAGTTTGGCTGTGCGCATGCTCTCAGGGCGATTCCGATGGATTGTTACCGGGACCCCTGTCCACAAGTAA
- a CDS encoding uncharacterized protein (EggNog:ENOG410PIG9~COG:S~BUSCO:874at33183) gives MLGRLLNTAASAFNTNPHSPRNPTQLESVTEEEHTSGLLFPDVSVLQRSRTHTYPLQISALSPNAAAASSFDDKGGLDLDETKDFRIIIAQNAMGDRDEPCVLLDTLNLLGAETPSRSSQGSPLAETPRGRHSRTSSSSQNGRRHAVHGSQSSIPDLIPNSPFTDSRTRGDVGNMSVFFRARNRRSTFSTTTGEDYHQNRLSGDSGDSGLLNCIFGSSAFSYRASSTKMHIVPAGGESPYEIGNRSVQRPSHHQRAETFSSPSKPKGLSRELSVADQGSSSATKITVLVTRMFSVNLPEAQGLTAEPPEPQLSSFAKLFYYNDSAHYKKRKIKEKKTPMYAVAIAVQLPVAIRNHGRQYSPCGQDTLKPPGLISTSLDSDKRWHFASEDGSTYLSAASNLDERIDTLVDYWDIITRMLSHLEKVASKEILSLLKEADLLTIQRPKPIKQPPNMQRTNQTMIHLPPNSLAGNVALQQETLRAIHRVSLALKIPRVVTGQSRWGVWRDEARWIAKFLSEKEHNFFFLVLITAFLGNHTDWLGSLGPEWHKRRHILQQRAQQDSELSIPNRTVIISPCKMTARRLIFVLSAFLPAQQRPDTLSSPLRPSTSASLRQTSQSPPNPQFFRRESLRRTLNRRARTRNFVDEQENFKRSASVSSNETTNALADDLEFMSISARQIRRDSDVRSVKTASLPIPANSMSMRKSSTAIAAPAVPGTATPVPHFASQRGPRQRGTTAGQSENVSAASANLMQTLRRSESSNAGSTGSDYPTPSRWGSLLSNLWSSRETSSTAKTDAPPSLRRDETDSSISPPQTANSPVSTLVKMAGETDNDSSGNIGSGDNSDLPGTSIPHTDSTEVTTELSPEQQDIYDETPASPVKLCVEASDGVVDVEVPLPGFLSLSSSNDSTMASPRKTRTSITSIDGGASFQTDNYPCPTTQRDYERLNLNVAGWLSRYHEDFVLQAVRPYPTLEADVRRSMSAEPTPTHLLATMTTVLNASGCSEKWVDICSTLIADTTSSTVKRLRLRRKISSTKSGSGPLSPTITSSGRKTSFSAPSSASDPGMSSPIETRFIEEEFIEEPVMDLDGTLVDAVERVLAQSGPPSANHSRTASPNRGRRGRPGPRQLGDRQTHDASNTSEVPTFEVPRNECRRMVLGALEEVVRSVALEYRREESSTKLDNADIKGSSRTARKGIGTIADNTLREGIRRWLMDIEETC, from the coding sequence ATGCTGGGCAGGCTCTTAAACACGGCAGCTTCGGCTTTCAACACTAATCCTCATTCTCCGCGTAATCCTACCCAGCTTGAATCTGTTACAGAAGAAGAGCACACTTCCGGTCTCCTGTTCCCCGATGTCAGTGTCCTCCAACGCTCGCGAACTCATACATACCCACTCCAGATCAGCGCCCTCTCTCCAAATGCCGCTGCTGCCAGCAGTTTTGATGATAAAGGTGGTTTAGACCTAGATGAGACGAAGGATTTTCGGATCATTATTGCTCAAAATGCAATGGGAGATCGTGACGAACCCTGTGTTCTGCTTGATACTTTGAACCTTTTAGGAGCAGAAACACCGTCCCGATCTTCTCAGGGATCGCCGCTGGCAGAAACGCCTCGTGGGAGACATTCTCGGACTTCGAGCTCATCGCAAAACGGACGAAGACATGCGGTACATGGTTCACAGTCGTCCATTCCAGATCTAATCCCAAATTCGCCCTTCACTGACTCGAGAACCCGTGGTGATGTTGGTAATATGAGCGTGTTTTTTCGTGCCCGGAACCGAAGATCTACTTTCTCCACCACAACCGGCGAGGATTACCACCAGAACCGCCTTTCTGGTGATAGCGGTGACTCGGGCCTCTTGAACTGTATATTTGGAAGCAGCGCCTTTAGTTATCGTGCGTCATCTACCAAAATGCACATAGTCCCTGCTGGTGGAGAATCTCCATACGAAATCGGAAACCGTTCAGTTCAGCGCCCATCACATCACCAACGAGCGGAGACCTTTAGTTCCCCATCGAAGCCCAAAGGCCTATCTCGTGAGCTTAGCGTCGCAGACCAGGGTTCTTCATCCGCAACAAAGATAACTGTACTGGTCACCCGGATGTTTAGCGTCAATCTTCCCGAGGCGCAGGGCCTGACTGCCGAACCTCCCGAGCCTCAACTTTCGTCGTTTGCTAAGCTATTCTATTATAATGATTCGGCTCATTACAAGAAACGAAAgataaaagagaagaaaaccCCAATGTATGCCGTTGCCATCGCCGTGCAACTTCCAGTGGCTATTCGAAACCATGGACGGCAGTACAGCCCCTGTGGGCAAGATACCCTGAAGCCTCCAGGGTTGATATCAACGTCTCTAGATTCTGACAAACGATGGCATTTTGCTTCTGAAGATGGTTCAACATACTTATCTGCGGCTTCAAATCTAGATGAAAGAATTGATACGCTTGTTGACTATTGGGACATCATCACTCGCATGCTTTCACATCTTGAGAAGGTGGCGAGTAAAGAGATCCTTTCGCTTCTCAAAGAGGCCGACCTACTCACAATTCAGCGGCCCAAGCCCATTAAACAGCCACCAAATATGCAGCGGACGAATCAAACTATGATCCACTTGCCTCCCAATAGCCTTGCGGGTAACGTAGCTCTCCAGCAGGAGACCTTACGCGCGATTCACCGAGTCTCTTTAGCTCTCAAAATCCCACGTGTTGTGACAGGGCAAAGTCGATGGGGTGTTTGGAGGGATGAAGCCCGATGGATCGCTAAATTTCTAAGTGAGAAAGAGCATAATTTTTTCTTCCTAGTCTTAATTACAGCATTCCTCGGGAACCATACCGATTGGCTTGGTTCACTTGGACCTGAATGGCACAAACGACGCCATATCTTGCAACAAAGAGCGCAGCAAGATAGCGAACTCAGCATTCCAAATAGAACCGTTATCATATCGCCCTGTAAAATGACGGCAAGGCGATTGATATTCGTTCTTTCTGCATTTTTGCCAGCTCAACAACGGCCAGATACTTTATCGTCACCTCTACGCCCAAGCACTTCTGCTTCCTTGCGCCAAACTTCTCAGAGCCCCCCAAATCCCCAGTTTTTCCGACGAGAATCGCTTCGTCGAACACTTAATAGGCGAGCTAGAACTCGTAATTTTGTCGACGAACAGGAGAATTTTAAGAGATCCGCAAGTGTTTCGTCGAATGAAACAACCAATGCCCTCGCCGACGACCTCGAGTTTATGAGTATCTCAGCTCGTCAAATTCGCCGAGACTCTGATGTTCGGTCTGTTAAAACCGCTAGCCTTCCGATTCCTGCTAATAGCATGAGTATGCGGAAAAGCAGTACGGCCATTGCTGCTCCTGCTGTACCTGGTACGGCTACACCCGTACCGCACTTTGCCTCTCAACGTGGGCCCCGACAAAGGGGTACCACTGCCGGGCAGTCTGAGAACGTCAGCGCAGCATCCGCCAATTTAATGCAAACTCTCCGACGGAGCGAAAGCTCAAATGCTGGTTCTACCGGCAGTGATTATCCCACCCCTAGTAGATGGGGAAGTTTGCTCTCCAATCTTTGGAGTTCTCGGGAAACGTCATCAACGGCTAAAACTGATGCTCCTCCATCTCTTCGGCGAGACGAGACAGATTCCTCGATCTCACCTCCTCAAACCGCCAATTCCCCCGTTTCGACTCTGGTAAAGATGGCGGGAGAAACTGACAATGACTCTTCTGGAAATATCGGATCAGGCGATAATTCAGATTTGCCTGGAACGTCTATTCCCCACACGGATTCAACAGAAGTCACCACGGAACTGTCTCCGGAACAGCAAGATATTTACGATGAGACGCCTGCATCTCCAGTGAAGCTGTGCGTAGAGGCAAGTGATGGCGTTGTGGATGTTGAGGTGCCTTTACCTGGTTTTCtatctctttcttcctcaaATGATTCGACTATGGCCTCCCCGCGTAAAACTCGCACCTCAATCACCAGTATTGATGGCGGGGCCTCGTTTCAGACCGACAATTATCCTTGCCCAACTACTCAAAGGGATTATGAAAGGCTTAATCTCAACGTTGCGGGTTGGCTTAGTCGTTATCACGAGGACTTTGTTCTTCAAGCAGTACGACCGTATCCGACATTAGAAGCCGATGTCAGACGTTCCATGTCTGCAGAACCAACACCAACTCACCTTCTTGCTACAATGACTACAGTCCTTAATGCTTCGGGCTGTTCCGAAAAGTGGGTAGATATCTGTTCAACGTTAATTGCAGACACCACTTCATCAACTGTGAAGCGGCTTAGATTACGTCGAAAGATATCTAGCACAAAGTCTGGCTCGGGCCCCCTTAGTCCTACGATCACGTCGTCTGGACGCAAGACCTCGTTTTCTGCACCCTCTTCTGCATCAGATCCGGGCATGTCAAGCCCTATTGAAACGCGTTTTATCGAAGAAGAGTTCATTGAAGAGCCTGTGATGGACCTTGACGGCACCCTTGTCGACGCTGTCGAGCGTGTGTTGGCACAATCCGGTCCCCCTTCTGCCAATCATTCTAGAACTGCGTCTCCTAATCGTGGCCGCAGAGGAAGGCCCGGGCCACGTCAGCTGGGTGACAGACAGACTCACGACGCGAGCAATACAAGCGAGGTTCCCACTTTCGAGGTTCCCCGGAATGAATGTCGTAGAATGGTTCTTGGCGCCCTAGAAGAAGTCGTACGGAGTGTGGCTCTCGAGTATCGCCGAGAAGAGTCGAGCACAAAGCTTGATAACGCGGATATTAAAGGCTCTTCTCGAACGGCTAGAAAGGGGATCGGCACCATTGCTGATAACACTTTGAGAGAGGGCATCCGTAGATGGTTGatggatattgaagaaaCGTGTTGA